The following proteins are encoded in a genomic region of Xanthomonas citri pv. mangiferaeindicae:
- a CDS encoding Vi polysaccharide biosynthesis protein VipA/TviB, producing MSSPGTATIAVIGLGYVGLPLAVEFGKRYDTIGFDINVRRVEELRGGSDHTLEVDAEELRSANRLRYTTETAGIADANVYIVTVPTPINEHKHPDLTPLIKASQAIGTVLKHGDTVIYESTVFPGATEEICVPELERASGLVFNQDFTVGYSPERINPGDKERRLTTIPKITSGSTPETAEFVDGLYRSIITAGTHKAPTLKVAEAAKVIENTQRDANIALINEFALIFHRLGIDTSDVLTAASTKWNFLPFKPGLVGGHCIGVDPYYLIQKAQSVGYHPDILLACRRINDAMGQHVAAEVVKLMIRKGHAIQGSRVLVLGFTFKENCPDLRNTRVVDLVSELSDFGAQVDIHDPWASRDEAQAEYGVELLAEPPQQGHYDAIVLAVAHDEFKPGNADVRQWATDRTVIYDIKGILPADRVDGRL from the coding sequence ATGTCTTCACCGGGTACCGCCACCATCGCCGTCATCGGCCTGGGCTACGTCGGGCTGCCGCTGGCCGTGGAGTTCGGCAAGCGGTACGACACCATCGGCTTCGATATCAACGTCCGCCGCGTCGAAGAGCTCCGCGGCGGGAGCGACCACACGCTCGAGGTCGACGCCGAAGAACTGCGATCCGCCAACCGGCTGCGCTACACCACCGAGACGGCGGGTATCGCAGATGCCAATGTCTACATCGTCACCGTGCCCACACCGATCAACGAGCACAAGCACCCGGACCTCACGCCGCTGATCAAGGCTAGCCAGGCAATCGGCACCGTGCTCAAACACGGCGATACGGTGATCTACGAGTCCACAGTGTTTCCGGGCGCAACCGAAGAGATCTGCGTTCCCGAGCTCGAGCGCGCGTCGGGTTTGGTTTTCAATCAGGACTTCACGGTCGGTTACAGTCCCGAACGCATCAACCCGGGCGACAAGGAACGGCGCCTGACCACGATTCCCAAGATCACCTCGGGCTCCACACCCGAAACCGCCGAATTCGTCGATGGCCTGTATCGCAGCATCATCACTGCCGGCACACACAAGGCGCCGACCCTGAAGGTCGCCGAGGCCGCGAAGGTCATCGAGAACACCCAGCGCGACGCCAACATCGCACTGATCAACGAATTCGCGCTGATCTTCCACCGCCTGGGCATCGACACCAGCGACGTACTCACCGCCGCATCGACGAAGTGGAACTTCCTGCCGTTCAAACCCGGCCTCGTCGGCGGGCACTGCATCGGCGTCGACCCCTACTATCTCATCCAGAAGGCGCAGTCGGTCGGCTACCACCCCGACATTCTGCTCGCATGCCGTCGCATCAACGATGCGATGGGCCAGCATGTCGCCGCTGAAGTCGTGAAGCTGATGATCCGCAAGGGACACGCCATCCAGGGCAGCCGCGTGCTGGTACTGGGCTTCACCTTCAAGGAGAACTGCCCGGACCTGCGCAACACGCGCGTGGTGGACCTGGTCAGCGAACTGAGCGACTTCGGCGCACAGGTCGACATCCACGACCCCTGGGCGTCCCGCGACGAGGCGCAGGCGGAGTACGGCGTGGAGCTGCTGGCCGAGCCCCCCCAGCAGGGCCATTACGACGCCATCGTGCTCGCGGTCGCACACGACGAATTCAAGCCGGGCAATGCCGATGTCCGCCAGTGGGCGACCGATCGCACCGTGATCTACGACATCAAGGGCATCTTGCCAGCCGATCGCGTGGACGGACGGCTCTAA
- a CDS encoding serine acetyltransferase, whose protein sequence is MTFQQHPSAIVDDGAQIGEGSRVWHFAHVCAGARIGKGVSLGQNVFVGNRVVIGDRCKIQNNVSVYDNVTLEDGVFCGPSMVFTNVYNPRSLIERKDQYRDTLVRTGATLGANCTIVCGVTIGAFAFVGAGAVVNKDVPDYALMVGVPARQIGWMSEFGEQLELPVEGDGEATCSHTGARYQLHGRQLTRQDA, encoded by the coding sequence ATGACGTTTCAGCAGCACCCCAGCGCGATCGTCGATGACGGCGCGCAGATCGGCGAGGGCTCGCGCGTCTGGCACTTCGCGCACGTGTGCGCGGGGGCCCGCATCGGCAAAGGCGTGTCACTCGGCCAGAACGTGTTTGTCGGCAATCGCGTCGTAATCGGCGACCGTTGCAAGATCCAGAACAACGTGTCGGTCTACGACAACGTCACCCTTGAGGACGGCGTGTTCTGCGGCCCGAGCATGGTGTTCACCAACGTCTACAACCCGCGATCACTGATCGAGCGCAAGGACCAGTACCGCGACACGCTTGTGCGAACCGGAGCGACGCTCGGCGCCAACTGCACGATCGTCTGCGGCGTCACCATTGGTGCGTTCGCCTTCGTCGGCGCCGGCGCGGTGGTCAACAAGGACGTCCCCGACTACGCGCTCATGGTGGGCGTGCCCGCCCGCCAGATCGGCTGGATGAGCGAGTTCGGCGAACAGCTCGAGCTGCCGGTAGAGGGTGACGGCGAAGCGACCTGTTCGCACACCGGCGCGCGTTACCAGCTGCACGGCCGCCAGCTGACCCGCCAGGACGCATGA
- a CDS encoding aminotransferase DegT translates to MEFIDLQTQQARLKDRIDTGIARVLSHGKYILGPEVAELEERLAAYTGAKYCISVANGTDALQIALMALGVGPGDEVITPGFTYIATAEAAAVLGARPVYVDINPLTCNLDPASLEAAIGPKTKAIIPVSLYGQCADYDAINAIADRHRVPVIEDAAQSFGATYKGRKSCNLTTIATTSFFPSKPLGCYGDGGAIFTSDETLATVMRQVARHGQTRRYYHVRVGVNSRLDTLQAAILLAKLEVLDDEMAARQQVAQRYGQLLADSRVRIPHVESYNTSAWAQYTVRVHDRAAVQTRLHEAGVPTAIHYPMPLNKQPAVENTAAKLPHGDLAAEEVLSLPMHPYLDGASQQQVVAPLVGNP, encoded by the coding sequence ATGGAATTCATCGATCTTCAGACGCAGCAGGCGCGCCTCAAGGACCGGATCGACACCGGCATCGCGCGCGTCCTTTCCCACGGCAAGTACATCCTGGGCCCCGAAGTGGCCGAGCTCGAGGAACGCCTTGCTGCATACACGGGCGCCAAGTACTGCATCAGCGTCGCAAACGGCACTGACGCGCTTCAGATCGCATTGATGGCGCTAGGCGTCGGGCCTGGCGACGAAGTCATCACGCCTGGCTTCACATACATCGCCACAGCGGAGGCGGCCGCAGTCCTCGGGGCGCGCCCCGTCTACGTCGATATCAATCCTTTGACCTGCAATCTCGACCCGGCATCGCTTGAGGCCGCGATCGGTCCGAAAACGAAAGCCATCATTCCGGTCTCGTTGTATGGCCAGTGCGCGGACTACGATGCCATCAATGCGATCGCCGACAGACACCGCGTACCCGTCATCGAGGATGCTGCGCAGAGCTTCGGCGCCACGTACAAGGGCCGAAAGAGCTGCAATCTGACGACGATCGCCACGACCAGCTTCTTTCCCAGCAAACCGCTGGGTTGTTACGGCGACGGCGGCGCGATCTTCACCAGCGACGAGACGCTGGCGACGGTCATGCGCCAGGTCGCTCGCCATGGCCAGACGCGTCGCTATTACCATGTTCGCGTTGGCGTCAACAGCCGGCTCGACACACTCCAGGCCGCTATTTTGCTGGCGAAGCTGGAGGTGCTTGACGACGAAATGGCAGCACGGCAGCAGGTGGCCCAGCGTTATGGTCAGCTGCTCGCCGACAGTCGCGTTCGGATTCCCCACGTGGAGTCGTACAACACCAGTGCCTGGGCGCAGTACACCGTCCGCGTGCACGATCGTGCCGCTGTGCAGACTAGGCTGCACGAAGCCGGTGTGCCCACCGCCATCCACTATCCGATGCCGCTGAACAAACAGCCGGCCGTAGAGAACACAGCGGCCAAGCTTCCCCATGGCGACCTGGCGGCAGAGGAAGTGCTCAGCCTGCCCATGCACCCCTATCTGGATGGCGCTTCGCAGCAACAAGTGGTCGCCCCACTCGTTGGCAACCCCTAA
- a CDS encoding glycosyl transferase → MKVAHLTTAHPRYDTRIFYKECMSLAAAGHTTFLLVADGLADERKDGVEIMSVAKARGRFDRISAATRRMRDAALALRADVYHLHDPELLTIARQLKRAGAKVIFDSHEDVPQQILSKHYLHPIARKVISRLASAYETWVCRRLDAVVAATPYIRDKFLKINPRTVDINNYPLLTESTTADAPSVEREPVVCYVGAITRTRGLAEVVQALSFSKSRVRLLLGGKFNEQALASEIRLLDGWAKVEELGWLDRQSVNHTMRRSMAGLVTLHPTTAYLESLPVKMFEYMNAGLPVIASDFALWRGILEDTQSGLCVDPLDPKAIAAAIDWIVENPEQARLMGENGRQAVATQFNWPAEERKLIALYQSLA, encoded by the coding sequence ATGAAAGTCGCACACCTCACAACCGCCCACCCGCGTTACGACACCCGAATTTTCTATAAGGAATGCATGTCGTTGGCCGCAGCAGGTCACACGACCTTCCTCCTCGTGGCCGACGGCCTGGCCGACGAGCGAAAGGACGGCGTGGAGATCATGAGCGTCGCCAAAGCGCGCGGCAGGTTCGACAGAATCTCCGCTGCGACTCGACGCATGCGAGATGCGGCGCTCGCTTTGCGCGCAGATGTCTATCACCTGCACGACCCCGAGCTTCTGACGATTGCGCGGCAGCTCAAGCGAGCCGGCGCCAAGGTCATCTTCGACTCACACGAGGATGTCCCGCAGCAGATTCTCAGCAAGCACTACCTGCATCCAATCGCCCGTAAGGTAATCTCACGTCTTGCGTCAGCCTACGAGACCTGGGTGTGCCGCAGGCTGGACGCTGTTGTTGCCGCGACACCGTACATTCGTGACAAGTTTCTCAAGATCAACCCTCGCACGGTGGACATCAACAACTATCCATTGCTTACCGAGTCGACCACAGCGGACGCGCCCAGCGTCGAGCGCGAGCCTGTGGTGTGCTACGTCGGCGCGATTACGAGAACGCGCGGCCTCGCTGAGGTGGTGCAGGCACTTTCATTCAGTAAGAGCCGTGTTCGGCTGCTGCTTGGAGGCAAGTTCAACGAACAGGCGCTCGCGTCCGAAATCCGTCTGCTCGACGGGTGGGCCAAAGTCGAAGAGTTGGGATGGCTCGACAGACAGAGCGTGAATCACACCATGCGTCGTTCGATGGCAGGTCTGGTGACTTTGCACCCGACCACGGCCTACCTTGAATCGCTTCCGGTCAAGATGTTCGAGTATATGAATGCAGGTCTGCCGGTTATTGCCTCGGACTTCGCGCTCTGGCGCGGGATTCTTGAGGACACACAGAGTGGGCTCTGTGTCGATCCGCTGGACCCCAAGGCCATTGCGGCCGCGATCGATTGGATCGTGGAGAATCCCGAGCAGGCGCGTCTTATGGGGGAAAATGGACGCCAGGCTGTGGCGACACAGTTCAACTGGCCCGCTGAGGAACGCAAGCTCATCGCGCTCTACCAGAGCCTGGCCTGA
- a CDS encoding glycosyltransferase WbuB: protein MRITYLHQYFKTPSMSGGTRSFEMARRLVAWGHQVTVVTSDTSGGASQAWRVSNENGIDVHWLPVPYSNHMGTGARIRAFFRFAYHAATRAASLPADVVLATSTPLTIALPGAYASMRQRAPMVFEVRDLWPDIPVELGALRNPVAIAAARWLERFAYRRSRHVVALSSDMKDGVVKTGYSADRVTVIPNSSDIELFGPEHTDSARFLADKPELLGRRLVLYPGTIGFVNGVEYLVDVAAHSLALDPGIAFVVVGDGKQQASVQAYAQERGVLGVNFFLYPPVAKDEVPHAFAAADVICSLAIDFPSLRANSANKFFDALAARKPIAINYLGWQADLIEQEGVGLSLPPTAPERAALVLVEALGDPDWLARAGAAAGVLAETRFSRDLLARQLEQALSGAVP from the coding sequence ATGCGAATCACCTATCTCCATCAATACTTCAAGACGCCTTCTATGAGCGGCGGCACGCGCTCGTTCGAGATGGCGCGCCGTCTGGTTGCATGGGGACATCAGGTCACGGTCGTTACCTCCGATACGAGCGGCGGCGCCTCGCAGGCATGGCGTGTCAGCAACGAAAATGGAATCGACGTACATTGGCTACCTGTGCCTTACTCGAACCACATGGGGACCGGGGCGCGGATCCGCGCCTTCTTCCGTTTTGCCTACCATGCAGCCACGCGTGCGGCCTCCCTTCCGGCCGACGTCGTACTGGCGACGAGTACACCTCTCACAATCGCGCTTCCTGGCGCGTACGCAAGCATGCGACAGCGCGCACCGATGGTGTTCGAAGTCAGAGATCTGTGGCCTGACATTCCCGTGGAACTGGGTGCGCTACGTAATCCCGTAGCGATCGCGGCGGCTCGTTGGCTGGAGCGGTTTGCCTATCGGCGGTCACGCCATGTCGTGGCACTGTCGAGTGACATGAAGGATGGCGTCGTCAAGACCGGCTACTCCGCAGATCGAGTCACGGTCATCCCGAACAGTTCGGATATCGAGCTGTTCGGTCCAGAGCACACAGATTCGGCGCGATTCCTAGCAGACAAGCCAGAACTCCTGGGCCGGCGGCTCGTTCTGTATCCCGGCACCATCGGCTTCGTCAACGGAGTCGAGTATCTCGTTGATGTCGCGGCTCATTCGCTTGCCTTGGATCCGGGCATCGCATTCGTGGTCGTCGGCGATGGAAAGCAGCAAGCGTCCGTACAGGCCTACGCCCAAGAGCGTGGCGTCCTGGGCGTGAACTTTTTTCTGTATCCACCGGTGGCCAAGGACGAGGTGCCGCATGCGTTTGCGGCTGCGGACGTCATTTGCTCGCTGGCTATCGACTTCCCTTCGTTGCGGGCAAACTCAGCCAACAAGTTCTTCGACGCATTGGCTGCTCGCAAGCCGATCGCCATCAATTACCTCGGCTGGCAGGCTGACCTCATTGAGCAGGAAGGCGTGGGCCTGTCCTTGCCACCGACTGCCCCCGAGCGCGCCGCACTCGTACTGGTAGAAGCGCTCGGCGACCCTGACTGGCTCGCGCGTGCTGGCGCCGCTGCGGGCGTGCTCGCGGAGACGCGGTTCTCTCGAGATCTGCTCGCCCGGCAACTCGAGCAGGCACTCAGCGGAGCCGTGCCCTGA